From one Triticum urartu cultivar G1812 chromosome 3, Tu2.1, whole genome shotgun sequence genomic stretch:
- the LOC125545043 gene encoding uncharacterized protein LOC125545043, whose translation MCNSNVKSAGVAQIDGRPVLQPAGNRVAAPEGAKPLKKSLQKSLSMPAAYDNAAAAAAITCTAAPKNTGAAAATPYLLPPTPAKAAGAKAAGARAAASTGADKNRKQAGKKSGAVLPVVTFAALEAFELAGPAGSIAAAQREHVTQAQAQRKMRIAHYGRTASFSRVEGKVGATATATATAPATPAAAPEEKRCSFITAYSDPVYVAYHDEEWGVPVHEDELLFEMLTLSGVQVGADWASILRRRHIYREAFSGFDVDAVAKYTEKQMASVSAGYGLDLGTIRGAVNNACRILEVRRDFGSFGKYVWGFVNQKALSPGYKYSRKIPVKTSKSESISKDMVRRGFRFVGPTVLHSFMQAVGLTNDHLVSCPRHRVCSSSSSTSSV comes from the exons ATGTGTAACTCCAACGTCAAGTCCGCCGGCGTCGCCCAGATCGACGGCCGCCCGGTCCTGCAGCCGGCCGGCAACCGCGTCGCGGCGCCGGAAGGCGCCAAGCCGCTCAAGAAGTCCCTGCAGAAGTCGCTCTCGATGCCTGCTGCGTACGACaatgccgctgccgccgccgccatcacCTGCACGGCAGCGCCCAAGAACACCGGCGCGGCGGCCGCGACGCCTTACCTACTGCCGCCTACTCCGGCAAAGGCGGCGGGAGCCAAGGCGGCGGGCGCCAGGGCGGCGGCGTCCACGGGCGCGGACAAGAACAGGAAGCAGGCGGGCAAGAAGAGCGGCGCCGTGCTGCCGGTGGTGACGTTCGCGGCGCTGGAGGCGTTCGAGCTGGCCGGCCCCGCCGGGAGCATCGCGGCGGCGCAGCGGGAGCACGTGACGCAGGCGCAGGCGCAGCGCAAGATGCGGATCGCGCACTACGGCCGCACCGCCTCCTTCTCCCGGGTGGAGGGCAAGGTCGgggccaccgccaccgccaccgcgaCAGCGCCCGCCACGCCCGCCGCTGCACCGGAGGAGAAGCGCTGCAGCTTCATCACGGCGTACTCGGACCCCGTGTACGTCGCGTACCACGACGAGGAGTGGGGCGTGCCGGTGCACGAGGACGA GCTGCTGTTCGAGATGCTGACGCTGTCCGGCGTGCAGGTCGGGGCCGACTGGGCTTCCATCCTCAGGAGGAGACACATCTACAG GGAGGCATTCTCCGGGTTCGACGTGGACGCGGTCGCCAAGTACACGGAGAAGCAGATGGCCTCCGTGAGCGCCGGGTACGGGCTGGACTTGGGCACCATCCGAGGCGCCGTCAACAACGCCTGCCGCATCCTCGAG GTGAGGAGGGACTTCGGGTCGTTTGGCAAGTACGTGTGGGGGTTCGTGAACCAGAAGGCGCTGTCGCCGGGGTACAAATACAGCCGGAAGATCCCGGTGAAGACGTCCAAGTCGGAGTCCATCAGCAAGGACATGGTCCGGCGGGGCTTCCGGTTCGTCGGCCCCACCGTGCTCCACTCCTTCATGCAGGCCGTCGGGCTCACCAACGACCACCTCGTCTCCTGCCCGCGCCACCGCGtctgctcctcttcttcctccacctcctccgtcTAA